The Anopheles coluzzii chromosome 2, AcolN3, whole genome shotgun sequence genome window below encodes:
- the LOC120953176 gene encoding hippocampus abundant transcript 1 protein isoform X6: MTKKSLRKPIMVLRSRKTAIIKDGVITSSGIGEPSVYHALVVIFLEFFAWGLLTMPVINVLNQTFPDHTFLMNGLVMGIKGILSFLSAPLIGALSDVWGRKFFLLITVFFTCAPIPLMSINSWWFFAMISISGVFAVTFSVVFAYVADVTTVEDRSRAYGLVSATFAASLVISPALGAYLNDKYSEPLIVALATAIAVLDVFFILVAVPESLPEKVRPSSWGAPISWEQADPFAALRKVGLDQTILMQCVTVLLSYLPEAGQYSCIFVYLKLKMHFSSIDVSIFIAVVGILSILTQVILGDLMKALGAKRTIIIGLLFEMLQLLWYGFGSQTWMMWAAGILASLASITYPAISAFVSIHSNPDQQGVVQGMVTGMRGLCNGLGPAMFGVIFYVFHVDLNDEHNVASHSLNGAAIGAVAGGGVFDGSDAKFVRNETLLGGSVHHHIEDEYSQLMPGPPFVFGALMVICAIAVAAFIPETPSDTMRRPSGEKKRLSLDVDYEYERGRKVAGPLSPLMHQDSAQL, encoded by the exons ATGACGAAAAAATCGCTAAGGAAACCGATCATGGTGCTGCGGAGCCGCAAGACGGCCATCATCAAGGACGGCGTGATAACG AGCTCCGGTATAGGAGAGCCGAGCGTTTATCATGCCTTAGTAGTcatatttttggaatttttcgCCTGGGGACTGTTAACGATGCCGGTCATCAAT GTCCTCAATCAAACCTTTCCAGATCACACCTTCCTAATGAACGGGTTGGTGATGGGCATCAAGGGCATACTGTCCTTCCTGAGCGCTCCACTGATTGGCGCACTGTCGGACGTGTGGGGCAGGAAGTTCTTCCTGCTAATTACGGTGTTCTTCACCTGCGCTCCGATCCCTCTGATGTCGATCAACTCTTG GTGGTTCTTTGCAATGATCTCAATCAGTGGCGTGTTCGCGGTAACGTTTTCCGTCGTGTTCGCGTACGTCGCGGACGTGACGACGGTGGAGGACCGGTCACGGGCGTACGGTTTGGTGTCAGCCACGTTTGCCGCTAGTTTG GTTATTTCACCTGCCCTCGGAGCCTACCTGAACGACAAATACTCGGAACCGCTAATCGTTGCCCTCGCCACTGCAATCGCGGTGCTGGATGTGTTCTTCATACTGGTGGCGGTGCCGGAAAGCTTACCGGAAAAGGTGCGTCCCAGCTCGTGGGGTGCACCGATCAGCTGGGAACAGGCAGATCCGTTTGCA GCACTTCGTAAAGTTGGTCTGGATCAAACGATTCTGATGCAGTGTGTTACGGTGCTGCTCTCCTATCTGCCCGAAGCGGGACAATATTCGTGCATTTTCGTCTACCTGAAACTGAAAATGCATTTCAGCTCGATCGATGTATCGATCTTCATTGCTGTCGTCGGTATACTAAGTATACTGACGCAGGTCATCCTAGGTGATCTAATGAA GGCACTTGGTGCAAAGCGTACAATAATAATAGGATTACTGTTCGAAATGTTACAACTGCTTTGGTATGGTTTTGGCAGTCAGACatg GATGATGTGGGCAGCAGGTATCCTTGCTTCATTAGCGTCAATTACGTACCCGGCGATCAGTGCATTCGTGTCGATACATTCCAACCCGGACCAACAGG GAGTGGTCCAGGGTATGGTGACAGGAATGCGCGGTTTGTGCAACGGGCTGGGGCCCGCAATGTTCGGCGTCATCTTCTACGTGTTTCACGTCGACCTGAACGACGAGCATAATGTAGCGAGCCACAGCCTGAACGGGGCCGCCATCGGGGCGGTAGCGGGCGGTGGCGTGTTCGACGGCTCCGACGCCAAGTTCGTGCGCAACGAGACGCTGCTCGGTGGCTCGGTGCACCATCACATCGAGGACGAGTACTCGCAGCTCATGCCGGGCCCGCCGTTCGTGTTCGGAGCACTCATGGTTATCTGTGCGATCGCTGTGGCAGCCTTCATACCGGAGACGCCGAGCGACACCATGCGGCGGCCATCGGGTGAGAAGAAAA GGCTCTCGTTGGACGTCGATTACGAGTACGAGCGTGGGCGTAAAGTAGCGGGCCCACTATCACCACTGATGCACCAGGACTCGGCCCAGCTATAG
- the LOC120953176 gene encoding hippocampus abundant transcript 1 protein isoform X2: MEEHSAKFLGAATVAAAAGAASTKLSHMGEASAAAVAVPASQQLRPGTGNASDAEVCDRSNVVTMDELGAILPPAGGEPVEDSCTDTDDQNSNYLSISNSRSSSCFDLPGECSPMMGPARLKPVSPEEESLRMTLVNERYIQSGQMGVVLTPGELLGEGSKESGSKPRLDDEEEEDDDDEDEDSSMLTHSAATTATVSSNKSRILVVGGTDQQPGCSNGSSSSSSSRVPEAGVCCNIVDNPVSEAAGGNSTVVDIGSTGNAQDGNVRAAAVAPSGATANGAVGNPHSRVTTTPSNLSNCSGLPTVTVVQLKQSKNLIYFLRLIFNHCKSSGIGEPSVYHALVVIFLEFFAWGLLTMPVINVLNQTFPDHTFLMNGLVMGIKGILSFLSAPLIGALSDVWGRKFFLLITVFFTCAPIPLMSINSWWFFAMISISGVFAVTFSVVFAYVADVTTVEDRSRAYGLVSATFAASLVISPALGAYLNDKYSEPLIVALATAIAVLDVFFILVAVPESLPEKVRPSSWGAPISWEQADPFAALRKVGLDQTILMQCVTVLLSYLPEAGQYSCIFVYLKLKMHFSSIDVSIFIAVVGILSILTQVILGDLMKALGAKRTIIIGLLFEMLQLLWYGFGSQTWMMWAAGILASLASITYPAISAFVSIHSNPDQQGVVQGMVTGMRGLCNGLGPAMFGVIFYVFHVDLNDEHNVASHSLNGAAIGAVAGGGVFDGSDAKFVRNETLLGGSVHHHIEDEYSQLMPGPPFVFGALMVICAIAVAAFIPETPSDTMRRPSGLSLDVDYEYERGRKVAGPLSPLMHQDSAQL, encoded by the exons ATGGAGGAGCATTCGGCAAAGTTTTTGGGTGCAGcgacagtagcagcagcggcgggtGCTGCCAGCACGAAGTTGTCTCACATGGGTGAGGcgtcggcggcggcagtgGCCGTTCCTGCGAGCCAGCAGCTGCGACCCGGAACCGGGAATGCAAGTGATGCGGAAGTCTGTGATAGAAGTAACGTGGTTACTATGGATGAGTTGGGAGCGATCTTACCACCTGCCGGCGGCGAGCCGGTAGAGGACAGCTGTACCGATACGGACGATCAGAATAGCAATTATCTAAGCATTAGcaacagccgcagcagcagctgcttcgACCTACCCGGCGAGTGTTCGCCGATGATGGGCCCGGCGAGATTGAAGCCGGTGTCGCCGGAGGAGGAGAGCCTGCGGATGACACTTGTAAACGAGCGGTACATACAGTCGGGACAGATGGGGGTGGTTCTGACACCGGGCGAGCTGCTGGGTGAAGGTAGCAAAGAATCCGGCTCAAAGCCACGGCTCGAcgacgaagaggaggaggacgatgacgatgaggaTGAGGATTCGTCCATGCTAACACATTCGGCCGCAACGACGGCAACCGTGTCGTCCAACAAGTCCCGCATACTGGTGGTGGGTGGAACGGACCAGCAACCCGGTTGTTccaatggcagcagcagcagcagcagcagcagagtgcCGGAAGCTGGCGTGTGTTGCAACATAGTTGACAATCCGGTCAGCGAAGCAGCGGGTGGCAACAGCACGGTGGTCGACATCGGAAGTACGGGTAATGCACAGGACGGTAATGTacgcgcagcagcagtagcccCGTCCGGAGCGACAGCTAACGGAGCGGTCGGCAACCCGCACAGCCGGGTCACGACGACACCGTCGAACTTAAGTAATTGCAGTGGCCTACCGACCGTCACCGTGGTGCAGCTGAAACAGAGCAAAAATCTCATCTACTTCCTGCGATTGATCTTCAATCACTGTAAG AGCTCCGGTATAGGAGAGCCGAGCGTTTATCATGCCTTAGTAGTcatatttttggaatttttcgCCTGGGGACTGTTAACGATGCCGGTCATCAAT GTCCTCAATCAAACCTTTCCAGATCACACCTTCCTAATGAACGGGTTGGTGATGGGCATCAAGGGCATACTGTCCTTCCTGAGCGCTCCACTGATTGGCGCACTGTCGGACGTGTGGGGCAGGAAGTTCTTCCTGCTAATTACGGTGTTCTTCACCTGCGCTCCGATCCCTCTGATGTCGATCAACTCTTG GTGGTTCTTTGCAATGATCTCAATCAGTGGCGTGTTCGCGGTAACGTTTTCCGTCGTGTTCGCGTACGTCGCGGACGTGACGACGGTGGAGGACCGGTCACGGGCGTACGGTTTGGTGTCAGCCACGTTTGCCGCTAGTTTG GTTATTTCACCTGCCCTCGGAGCCTACCTGAACGACAAATACTCGGAACCGCTAATCGTTGCCCTCGCCACTGCAATCGCGGTGCTGGATGTGTTCTTCATACTGGTGGCGGTGCCGGAAAGCTTACCGGAAAAGGTGCGTCCCAGCTCGTGGGGTGCACCGATCAGCTGGGAACAGGCAGATCCGTTTGCA GCACTTCGTAAAGTTGGTCTGGATCAAACGATTCTGATGCAGTGTGTTACGGTGCTGCTCTCCTATCTGCCCGAAGCGGGACAATATTCGTGCATTTTCGTCTACCTGAAACTGAAAATGCATTTCAGCTCGATCGATGTATCGATCTTCATTGCTGTCGTCGGTATACTAAGTATACTGACGCAGGTCATCCTAGGTGATCTAATGAA GGCACTTGGTGCAAAGCGTACAATAATAATAGGATTACTGTTCGAAATGTTACAACTGCTTTGGTATGGTTTTGGCAGTCAGACatg GATGATGTGGGCAGCAGGTATCCTTGCTTCATTAGCGTCAATTACGTACCCGGCGATCAGTGCATTCGTGTCGATACATTCCAACCCGGACCAACAGG GAGTGGTCCAGGGTATGGTGACAGGAATGCGCGGTTTGTGCAACGGGCTGGGGCCCGCAATGTTCGGCGTCATCTTCTACGTGTTTCACGTCGACCTGAACGACGAGCATAATGTAGCGAGCCACAGCCTGAACGGGGCCGCCATCGGGGCGGTAGCGGGCGGTGGCGTGTTCGACGGCTCCGACGCCAAGTTCGTGCGCAACGAGACGCTGCTCGGTGGCTCGGTGCACCATCACATCGAGGACGAGTACTCGCAGCTCATGCCGGGCCCGCCGTTCGTGTTCGGAGCACTCATGGTTATCTGTGCGATCGCTGTGGCAGCCTTCATACCGGAGACGCCGAGCGACACCATGCGGCGGCCATCGG GGCTCTCGTTGGACGTCGATTACGAGTACGAGCGTGGGCGTAAAGTAGCGGGCCCACTATCACCACTGATGCACCAGGACTCGGCCCAGCTATAG
- the LOC120953176 gene encoding hippocampus abundant transcript 1 protein isoform X5 produces the protein MQGTAAQQPTRSQQQQPSQPAQKQQPSRSSGIGEPSVYHALVVIFLEFFAWGLLTMPVINVLNQTFPDHTFLMNGLVMGIKGILSFLSAPLIGALSDVWGRKFFLLITVFFTCAPIPLMSINSWWFFAMISISGVFAVTFSVVFAYVADVTTVEDRSRAYGLVSATFAASLVISPALGAYLNDKYSEPLIVALATAIAVLDVFFILVAVPESLPEKVRPSSWGAPISWEQADPFAALRKVGLDQTILMQCVTVLLSYLPEAGQYSCIFVYLKLKMHFSSIDVSIFIAVVGILSILTQVILGDLMKALGAKRTIIIGLLFEMLQLLWYGFGSQTWMMWAAGILASLASITYPAISAFVSIHSNPDQQGVVQGMVTGMRGLCNGLGPAMFGVIFYVFHVDLNDEHNVASHSLNGAAIGAVAGGGVFDGSDAKFVRNETLLGGSVHHHIEDEYSQLMPGPPFVFGALMVICAIAVAAFIPETPSDTMRRPSGEKKRLSLDVDYEYERGRKVAGPLSPLMHQDSAQL, from the exons ATGCAAGGCACGGCAGCACAACAGCCAACGCggtcacagcagcagcaacccagccagccagcccaaaaacaacaaccttcCAGA AGCTCCGGTATAGGAGAGCCGAGCGTTTATCATGCCTTAGTAGTcatatttttggaatttttcgCCTGGGGACTGTTAACGATGCCGGTCATCAAT GTCCTCAATCAAACCTTTCCAGATCACACCTTCCTAATGAACGGGTTGGTGATGGGCATCAAGGGCATACTGTCCTTCCTGAGCGCTCCACTGATTGGCGCACTGTCGGACGTGTGGGGCAGGAAGTTCTTCCTGCTAATTACGGTGTTCTTCACCTGCGCTCCGATCCCTCTGATGTCGATCAACTCTTG GTGGTTCTTTGCAATGATCTCAATCAGTGGCGTGTTCGCGGTAACGTTTTCCGTCGTGTTCGCGTACGTCGCGGACGTGACGACGGTGGAGGACCGGTCACGGGCGTACGGTTTGGTGTCAGCCACGTTTGCCGCTAGTTTG GTTATTTCACCTGCCCTCGGAGCCTACCTGAACGACAAATACTCGGAACCGCTAATCGTTGCCCTCGCCACTGCAATCGCGGTGCTGGATGTGTTCTTCATACTGGTGGCGGTGCCGGAAAGCTTACCGGAAAAGGTGCGTCCCAGCTCGTGGGGTGCACCGATCAGCTGGGAACAGGCAGATCCGTTTGCA GCACTTCGTAAAGTTGGTCTGGATCAAACGATTCTGATGCAGTGTGTTACGGTGCTGCTCTCCTATCTGCCCGAAGCGGGACAATATTCGTGCATTTTCGTCTACCTGAAACTGAAAATGCATTTCAGCTCGATCGATGTATCGATCTTCATTGCTGTCGTCGGTATACTAAGTATACTGACGCAGGTCATCCTAGGTGATCTAATGAA GGCACTTGGTGCAAAGCGTACAATAATAATAGGATTACTGTTCGAAATGTTACAACTGCTTTGGTATGGTTTTGGCAGTCAGACatg GATGATGTGGGCAGCAGGTATCCTTGCTTCATTAGCGTCAATTACGTACCCGGCGATCAGTGCATTCGTGTCGATACATTCCAACCCGGACCAACAGG GAGTGGTCCAGGGTATGGTGACAGGAATGCGCGGTTTGTGCAACGGGCTGGGGCCCGCAATGTTCGGCGTCATCTTCTACGTGTTTCACGTCGACCTGAACGACGAGCATAATGTAGCGAGCCACAGCCTGAACGGGGCCGCCATCGGGGCGGTAGCGGGCGGTGGCGTGTTCGACGGCTCCGACGCCAAGTTCGTGCGCAACGAGACGCTGCTCGGTGGCTCGGTGCACCATCACATCGAGGACGAGTACTCGCAGCTCATGCCGGGCCCGCCGTTCGTGTTCGGAGCACTCATGGTTATCTGTGCGATCGCTGTGGCAGCCTTCATACCGGAGACGCCGAGCGACACCATGCGGCGGCCATCGGGTGAGAAGAAAA GGCTCTCGTTGGACGTCGATTACGAGTACGAGCGTGGGCGTAAAGTAGCGGGCCCACTATCACCACTGATGCACCAGGACTCGGCCCAGCTATAG
- the LOC120953176 gene encoding hippocampus abundant transcript 1 protein isoform X1, translated as MEEHSAKFLGAATVAAAAGAASTKLSHMGEASAAAVAVPASQQLRPGTGNASDAEVCDRSNVVTMDELGAILPPAGGEPVEDSCTDTDDQNSNYLSISNSRSSSCFDLPGECSPMMGPARLKPVSPEEESLRMTLVNERYIQSGQMGVVLTPGELLGEGSKESGSKPRLDDEEEEDDDDEDEDSSMLTHSAATTATVSSNKSRILVVGGTDQQPGCSNGSSSSSSSRVPEAGVCCNIVDNPVSEAAGGNSTVVDIGSTGNAQDGNVRAAAVAPSGATANGAVGNPHSRVTTTPSNLSNCSGLPTVTVVQLKQSKNLIYFLRLIFNHCKSSGIGEPSVYHALVVIFLEFFAWGLLTMPVINVLNQTFPDHTFLMNGLVMGIKGILSFLSAPLIGALSDVWGRKFFLLITVFFTCAPIPLMSINSWWFFAMISISGVFAVTFSVVFAYVADVTTVEDRSRAYGLVSATFAASLVISPALGAYLNDKYSEPLIVALATAIAVLDVFFILVAVPESLPEKVRPSSWGAPISWEQADPFAALRKVGLDQTILMQCVTVLLSYLPEAGQYSCIFVYLKLKMHFSSIDVSIFIAVVGILSILTQVILGDLMKALGAKRTIIIGLLFEMLQLLWYGFGSQTWMMWAAGILASLASITYPAISAFVSIHSNPDQQGVVQGMVTGMRGLCNGLGPAMFGVIFYVFHVDLNDEHNVASHSLNGAAIGAVAGGGVFDGSDAKFVRNETLLGGSVHHHIEDEYSQLMPGPPFVFGALMVICAIAVAAFIPETPSDTMRRPSGEKKRLSLDVDYEYERGRKVAGPLSPLMHQDSAQL; from the exons ATGGAGGAGCATTCGGCAAAGTTTTTGGGTGCAGcgacagtagcagcagcggcgggtGCTGCCAGCACGAAGTTGTCTCACATGGGTGAGGcgtcggcggcggcagtgGCCGTTCCTGCGAGCCAGCAGCTGCGACCCGGAACCGGGAATGCAAGTGATGCGGAAGTCTGTGATAGAAGTAACGTGGTTACTATGGATGAGTTGGGAGCGATCTTACCACCTGCCGGCGGCGAGCCGGTAGAGGACAGCTGTACCGATACGGACGATCAGAATAGCAATTATCTAAGCATTAGcaacagccgcagcagcagctgcttcgACCTACCCGGCGAGTGTTCGCCGATGATGGGCCCGGCGAGATTGAAGCCGGTGTCGCCGGAGGAGGAGAGCCTGCGGATGACACTTGTAAACGAGCGGTACATACAGTCGGGACAGATGGGGGTGGTTCTGACACCGGGCGAGCTGCTGGGTGAAGGTAGCAAAGAATCCGGCTCAAAGCCACGGCTCGAcgacgaagaggaggaggacgatgacgatgaggaTGAGGATTCGTCCATGCTAACACATTCGGCCGCAACGACGGCAACCGTGTCGTCCAACAAGTCCCGCATACTGGTGGTGGGTGGAACGGACCAGCAACCCGGTTGTTccaatggcagcagcagcagcagcagcagcagagtgcCGGAAGCTGGCGTGTGTTGCAACATAGTTGACAATCCGGTCAGCGAAGCAGCGGGTGGCAACAGCACGGTGGTCGACATCGGAAGTACGGGTAATGCACAGGACGGTAATGTacgcgcagcagcagtagcccCGTCCGGAGCGACAGCTAACGGAGCGGTCGGCAACCCGCACAGCCGGGTCACGACGACACCGTCGAACTTAAGTAATTGCAGTGGCCTACCGACCGTCACCGTGGTGCAGCTGAAACAGAGCAAAAATCTCATCTACTTCCTGCGATTGATCTTCAATCACTGTAAG AGCTCCGGTATAGGAGAGCCGAGCGTTTATCATGCCTTAGTAGTcatatttttggaatttttcgCCTGGGGACTGTTAACGATGCCGGTCATCAAT GTCCTCAATCAAACCTTTCCAGATCACACCTTCCTAATGAACGGGTTGGTGATGGGCATCAAGGGCATACTGTCCTTCCTGAGCGCTCCACTGATTGGCGCACTGTCGGACGTGTGGGGCAGGAAGTTCTTCCTGCTAATTACGGTGTTCTTCACCTGCGCTCCGATCCCTCTGATGTCGATCAACTCTTG GTGGTTCTTTGCAATGATCTCAATCAGTGGCGTGTTCGCGGTAACGTTTTCCGTCGTGTTCGCGTACGTCGCGGACGTGACGACGGTGGAGGACCGGTCACGGGCGTACGGTTTGGTGTCAGCCACGTTTGCCGCTAGTTTG GTTATTTCACCTGCCCTCGGAGCCTACCTGAACGACAAATACTCGGAACCGCTAATCGTTGCCCTCGCCACTGCAATCGCGGTGCTGGATGTGTTCTTCATACTGGTGGCGGTGCCGGAAAGCTTACCGGAAAAGGTGCGTCCCAGCTCGTGGGGTGCACCGATCAGCTGGGAACAGGCAGATCCGTTTGCA GCACTTCGTAAAGTTGGTCTGGATCAAACGATTCTGATGCAGTGTGTTACGGTGCTGCTCTCCTATCTGCCCGAAGCGGGACAATATTCGTGCATTTTCGTCTACCTGAAACTGAAAATGCATTTCAGCTCGATCGATGTATCGATCTTCATTGCTGTCGTCGGTATACTAAGTATACTGACGCAGGTCATCCTAGGTGATCTAATGAA GGCACTTGGTGCAAAGCGTACAATAATAATAGGATTACTGTTCGAAATGTTACAACTGCTTTGGTATGGTTTTGGCAGTCAGACatg GATGATGTGGGCAGCAGGTATCCTTGCTTCATTAGCGTCAATTACGTACCCGGCGATCAGTGCATTCGTGTCGATACATTCCAACCCGGACCAACAGG GAGTGGTCCAGGGTATGGTGACAGGAATGCGCGGTTTGTGCAACGGGCTGGGGCCCGCAATGTTCGGCGTCATCTTCTACGTGTTTCACGTCGACCTGAACGACGAGCATAATGTAGCGAGCCACAGCCTGAACGGGGCCGCCATCGGGGCGGTAGCGGGCGGTGGCGTGTTCGACGGCTCCGACGCCAAGTTCGTGCGCAACGAGACGCTGCTCGGTGGCTCGGTGCACCATCACATCGAGGACGAGTACTCGCAGCTCATGCCGGGCCCGCCGTTCGTGTTCGGAGCACTCATGGTTATCTGTGCGATCGCTGTGGCAGCCTTCATACCGGAGACGCCGAGCGACACCATGCGGCGGCCATCGGGTGAGAAGAAAA GGCTCTCGTTGGACGTCGATTACGAGTACGAGCGTGGGCGTAAAGTAGCGGGCCCACTATCACCACTGATGCACCAGGACTCGGCCCAGCTATAG
- the LOC120953176 gene encoding hippocampus abundant transcript 1 protein isoform X3, protein MEEHSAKFLGAATVAAAAGAASTKLSHMGEASAAAVAVPASQQLRPGTGNASDAEVCDRSNVVTMDELGAILPPAGGEPVEDSCTDTDDQNSNYLSISNSRSSSCFDLPGECSPMMGPARLKPVSPEEESLRMTLVNERYIQSGQMGVVLTPGELLGEGSKESGSKPRLDDEEEEDDDDEDEDSSMLTHSAATTATVSSNKSRILVVGGTDQQPGCSNGSSSSSSSRVPEAGVCCNIVDNPVSEAAGGNSTVVDIGSTGNAQDGNVRAAAVAPSGATANGAVGNPHSRVTTTPSNLSNCSGLPTVTVVQLKQSKNLIYFLRLIFNHCKSSGIGEPSVYHALVVIFLEFFAWGLLTMPVINVLNQTFPDHTFLMNGLVMGIKGILSFLSAPLIGALSDVWGRKFFLLITVFFTCAPIPLMSINSWWFFAMISISGVFAVTFSVVFAYVADVTTVEDRSRAYGLVSATFAASLVISPALGAYLNDKYSEPLIVALATAIAVLDVFFILVAVPESLPEKVRPSSWGAPISWEQADPFAALRKVGLDQTILMQCVTVLLSYLPEAGQYSCIFVYLKLKMHFSSIDVSIFIAVVGILSILTQVILGDLMKALGAKRTIIIGLLFEMLQLLWYGFGSQTWMMWAAGILASLASITYPAISAFVSIHSNPDQQGVVQGMVTGMRGLCNGLGPAMFGVIFYVFHVDLNDEHNVASHSLNGAAIGAVAGGGVFDGSDAKFVRNETLLGGSVHHHIEDEYSQLMPGPPFVFGALMVICAIAVAAFIPETPSDTMRRPSGEKKKSGYRSQDRLTVLIGD, encoded by the exons ATGGAGGAGCATTCGGCAAAGTTTTTGGGTGCAGcgacagtagcagcagcggcgggtGCTGCCAGCACGAAGTTGTCTCACATGGGTGAGGcgtcggcggcggcagtgGCCGTTCCTGCGAGCCAGCAGCTGCGACCCGGAACCGGGAATGCAAGTGATGCGGAAGTCTGTGATAGAAGTAACGTGGTTACTATGGATGAGTTGGGAGCGATCTTACCACCTGCCGGCGGCGAGCCGGTAGAGGACAGCTGTACCGATACGGACGATCAGAATAGCAATTATCTAAGCATTAGcaacagccgcagcagcagctgcttcgACCTACCCGGCGAGTGTTCGCCGATGATGGGCCCGGCGAGATTGAAGCCGGTGTCGCCGGAGGAGGAGAGCCTGCGGATGACACTTGTAAACGAGCGGTACATACAGTCGGGACAGATGGGGGTGGTTCTGACACCGGGCGAGCTGCTGGGTGAAGGTAGCAAAGAATCCGGCTCAAAGCCACGGCTCGAcgacgaagaggaggaggacgatgacgatgaggaTGAGGATTCGTCCATGCTAACACATTCGGCCGCAACGACGGCAACCGTGTCGTCCAACAAGTCCCGCATACTGGTGGTGGGTGGAACGGACCAGCAACCCGGTTGTTccaatggcagcagcagcagcagcagcagcagagtgcCGGAAGCTGGCGTGTGTTGCAACATAGTTGACAATCCGGTCAGCGAAGCAGCGGGTGGCAACAGCACGGTGGTCGACATCGGAAGTACGGGTAATGCACAGGACGGTAATGTacgcgcagcagcagtagcccCGTCCGGAGCGACAGCTAACGGAGCGGTCGGCAACCCGCACAGCCGGGTCACGACGACACCGTCGAACTTAAGTAATTGCAGTGGCCTACCGACCGTCACCGTGGTGCAGCTGAAACAGAGCAAAAATCTCATCTACTTCCTGCGATTGATCTTCAATCACTGTAAG AGCTCCGGTATAGGAGAGCCGAGCGTTTATCATGCCTTAGTAGTcatatttttggaatttttcgCCTGGGGACTGTTAACGATGCCGGTCATCAAT GTCCTCAATCAAACCTTTCCAGATCACACCTTCCTAATGAACGGGTTGGTGATGGGCATCAAGGGCATACTGTCCTTCCTGAGCGCTCCACTGATTGGCGCACTGTCGGACGTGTGGGGCAGGAAGTTCTTCCTGCTAATTACGGTGTTCTTCACCTGCGCTCCGATCCCTCTGATGTCGATCAACTCTTG GTGGTTCTTTGCAATGATCTCAATCAGTGGCGTGTTCGCGGTAACGTTTTCCGTCGTGTTCGCGTACGTCGCGGACGTGACGACGGTGGAGGACCGGTCACGGGCGTACGGTTTGGTGTCAGCCACGTTTGCCGCTAGTTTG GTTATTTCACCTGCCCTCGGAGCCTACCTGAACGACAAATACTCGGAACCGCTAATCGTTGCCCTCGCCACTGCAATCGCGGTGCTGGATGTGTTCTTCATACTGGTGGCGGTGCCGGAAAGCTTACCGGAAAAGGTGCGTCCCAGCTCGTGGGGTGCACCGATCAGCTGGGAACAGGCAGATCCGTTTGCA GCACTTCGTAAAGTTGGTCTGGATCAAACGATTCTGATGCAGTGTGTTACGGTGCTGCTCTCCTATCTGCCCGAAGCGGGACAATATTCGTGCATTTTCGTCTACCTGAAACTGAAAATGCATTTCAGCTCGATCGATGTATCGATCTTCATTGCTGTCGTCGGTATACTAAGTATACTGACGCAGGTCATCCTAGGTGATCTAATGAA GGCACTTGGTGCAAAGCGTACAATAATAATAGGATTACTGTTCGAAATGTTACAACTGCTTTGGTATGGTTTTGGCAGTCAGACatg GATGATGTGGGCAGCAGGTATCCTTGCTTCATTAGCGTCAATTACGTACCCGGCGATCAGTGCATTCGTGTCGATACATTCCAACCCGGACCAACAGG GAGTGGTCCAGGGTATGGTGACAGGAATGCGCGGTTTGTGCAACGGGCTGGGGCCCGCAATGTTCGGCGTCATCTTCTACGTGTTTCACGTCGACCTGAACGACGAGCATAATGTAGCGAGCCACAGCCTGAACGGGGCCGCCATCGGGGCGGTAGCGGGCGGTGGCGTGTTCGACGGCTCCGACGCCAAGTTCGTGCGCAACGAGACGCTGCTCGGTGGCTCGGTGCACCATCACATCGAGGACGAGTACTCGCAGCTCATGCCGGGCCCGCCGTTCGTGTTCGGAGCACTCATGGTTATCTGTGCGATCGCTGTGGCAGCCTTCATACCGGAGACGCCGAGCGACACCATGCGGCGGCCATCGGGTGAGAAGAAAA AAAGCGGCTATCGGAGCCAAGACAGATTGACCGTTCTTATTGGAGACTGA